The proteins below are encoded in one region of Festucalex cinctus isolate MCC-2025b chromosome 2, RoL_Fcin_1.0, whole genome shotgun sequence:
- the LOC144014878 gene encoding putative nuclease HARBI1 isoform X1, giving the protein MDFSLVETRNICQEETQRAAAVKVVLRMAAAGVIIMKQKRKKEAEGRKNMKKRRTVWVRECLLQRTEVGQYEKLLQQLEDGDVESFKNYLKVEPDLFHELVERLTPRIQKKDTNIRRALEPGLKLAITLRYMASGENYKSLCAVFRVAHNTIANMVPEVCHAIYEELHEEYIKLPTTEEEWKQVAQGFSDRWNFHHTLGAIDGRHVAIQGLTHSGSPKHNYKGYSSIVMLAVVDSQYKFMYLDVGCIGSKSDAGIFKHSEFYTALEEGVAAVPPPEPLPGDDHPTPYFFVGDDSFPLKHWLITPYTTGNMTKPERVFNYRLSRARRIVENAFGILSHRFRCLLTTMLQKLTNVETIVLACCCLHNLLATRNPQNINTEADREELDADNYLWEDGTWRSGDNLDSLQVLRGNGGRKSAQAQRDDLRDYYVTSGKVSWQDKAVEVSK; this is encoded by the coding sequence ATGGATTTCAGTTTGGTGGAAACTAGGAACATCTGCCAGGAAGAGACCCAACGTGCTGCCGCTGTTAAAGTTGTGCTTCGTATGGCTGCTGCTGGTGTTATTATCATGaaacaaaagagaaagaaagaagctGAAGGAAGGAAAAACATGAAGAAAAGAAGGACTGTTTGGGTTAGAGAGTGCTTGCTGCAAAGGACAGAAGTTGGTCAATATGAAAAGctgttgcagcaattagaagaTGGAGATGTCGAGAGCTTCAAGAACTATCTCAAAGTGGAGCCTGACCTTTTTCACGAGCTTGTTGAGAGGTTGACGCCCCGCATCCAGAAGAAGGACACCAACATAAGACGAGCTCTGGAGCCTGGTCTAAAGCTGGCCATTACATTGAGATACATGGCCAGTGGTGAGAATTACAAGTCCCTATGCGCTGTATTCCGCGTAGCGCACAACACGATTGCGAACATGGTGCCAGAAGTCTGCCATGCCATCTACGAGGAACTTCACGAAGAGTACATCAAGCTGCCTACAACCGAGGAAGAGTGGAAGCAAGTTGCTCAAGGCTTCTCGGACAGATGGAATTTCCACCACACACTGGGAGCCATTGATGGCAGACATGTGGCCATCCAGGGTCTAACCCACTCAGGATCTCCCAAACACAATTATAAGGGATATTCTTCAATTGTAATGTTGGCAGTTGTGGATTCCCAATATAAATTCATGTATTTAGATGTTGGATGCATTGGCAGCAAATCTGACGCTGGTATTTTCAAACACAGCGAGTTCTACACAGCTTTGGAAGAGGGAGTGGCGGCAGTACCTCCACCAGAACCCCTGCCTGGCGATGATCACCCAACCCCCTACTTCTTTGTGGGGGATGATTCTTTTCCCCTCAAACACTGGCTGATAACGCCTTACACCACCGGGAACATGACCAAGCCAGAGAGGGTATTCAACTATCGGCTTTCGAGGGCCCGCAGAATTGTGGAAAACGCGTTTGGAATCTTGTCACATAGATTCAGATGTCTGTTGACCACAATGCTACAGAAGCTGACAAATGTGGAGACAATTGTGCTGGCTTGTTGCTGTCTGCACAACTTGTTAGCCACCAGAAACCCACAGAATATCAACACAGAAGCTGATCGAGAAGAGTTGGATGCGGACAACTACCTGTGGGAAGACGGAACCTGGAGGTCAGGAGATAATCTTGACTCTTTGCAAGTTCTTAGAGGAAATGGTGGACGCAAAAGTGCACAGGCCCAGAGAGATGATCTTAGAGACTATTATGTCACCAGTGGCAAGGTCTCATGGCAAGATAAGGCTGTAGAAGTGAGCAAGTAG
- the amt gene encoding aminomethyltransferase, mitochondrial codes for MWARLSAGVGPSVVGRRACGEARLRRAGCAARERQRRDASSSAQTTLKKTPLFDFHRAHGGKMVEFAGWSMPVQYKDSHISSHMHIREHCAIFDVSHMLQTKVHGKDRIRFMESLVVADISELKDNQGTLSLFTNDKGGIIDDLIVTKTDQGYLYVVSNAGCADKDSAHMKARLAEFKASGSDVDLEFLDEALVALQGPSMSQVLQEGLKEDLSRLPFMTSALATLFGIPDCRVTRCGYTGEDGVEISVPRSRVVELTERLLAHSEVKLAGLGARDSLRLEAGLCLYGNDIDESTTPVEATLVWTIGKRRRQAKDFPGADIIVPQIKAKTARKRVGLVSTGPPVRQHTPILSPDGKVIGEVTSGCPSPCLKKNVAMGYVNAAFAKNGTEIQVEVRKKAVAATVSKMPFIPTNYYSG; via the exons ATGTGGGCTCGCTTGTCGGCCGGGGTCGGACCTTCGGTGGTCGGGCGGCGAGCTTGCGGGGAAGCTCGATTGAGGAGGGCGGGATGTGCGGCCAGAGAGCGGCAACGACGAGACGCTTCATCAAGTGCACAG ACCACCTTGAAGAAGACGCCATTGTTTGACTTTCACCGAGCACATGGAGGGAAGATGGTGGAGTTTGCAGGCTGGAGTATGCCTGTACAGTACAAAGACAGTCACATCAGCTCTCACATGCACATCAGAGAGCACTGTGCCATCTTCGACGTCAGTCACATGCTGCAG acCAAAGTTCATGGCAAAGACAGGATCAGGTTCATGGAGTCTCTAGTGGTGGCAGATATTTCAGAACTTAAAGACAACCAG GGTACGCTGTCCCTCTTCACTAATGATAAGGGTGGGATCATTGATGACCTCATAGTAACAAAGACAGATCAAGGCTATCTCTACGTGGTCTCCAACGCAGGCTGTGCAGACAAAGACTCTGCTCATATGAAG GCAAGACTTGCAGAGTTCAAGGCGTCAGGCTCAGATGTGGATCTGGAGTTCCTTGACGAAGCACTGGTTGCGCTGCAAG GTCCGTCCATGTCTCAGGTGCTGCAGGAGGGTTTGAAGGAGGACCTCAGCAGGCTTCCCTTCATGACTTCTGCCCTGGCCACTCTCTTTGGAATTCCTGATTGCAGGGTCACCCGATGTGGTTACACTGGAGAGGACGGGGTGGAG ATCTCTGTCCCCCGTAGCAGAGTGGTGGAACTGACTGAGAGGCTGCTGGCGCACAGCGAGGTCAAGCTGGCCGGCCTGGGTGCCAGGGACAGCCTGCGACTGGAGGCGGGCCTTTGTCTTTATGGCAATGACATAGACGAAAGCACCACGCCCGTGGAGGCCACTCTAGTCTGGACAATAG GAAAGCGCCGGCGTCAAGCGAAGGACTTCCCTGGGGCGGACATCATCGTTCCTCAGATCAAGGCGAAGACCGCCAGGAAGAGAGTCGGTCTGGTGTCGACCGGGCCACCCGTCAGGCAACACACACCCATACTCAGTCCCGACGGAAAAGTCATAG GTGAGGTGACCAGCGGCTGCCCCTCCCCATGTCTGAAAAAGAATGTTGCTATGGGTTACGTGAACGCCGCCTTTGCAAAGAACGGGACAGAGATTCAAGTGGAGGTCAGGAAAAAAGCAGTGGCCGCCACTGTGAGCAAGATGCCCTTCATCCCTACCAATTACTATTCAGGATAG
- the LOC144014878 gene encoding uncharacterized protein LOC144014878 isoform X2: MENRLDRGSRGPNLETNALDQSQKQSLIYTHTFEYFSDVNIQQVSCALGQEKQNIQNRTRVRRLGEMSRTASQTTLQNYRVKDKDLTEIELHSVDSINDLHRTHPEHIHKGTKPPRPAYTPSVNGTLHAHHMRRVNRGGKWRSRLQDMLTPSSSRAYTMACAVITLLLLTLVLIFYFLVQQGSALRRLTETLREKEAAAKQLSALIQQLQALTLNLTATRGRT; this comes from the exons atggaaaacaggctggataggggctctcgaggaccgaacttggagaccaaTGCCCTAGACCAATCGCAGAAACAATCATTAATTTACACTCACACCTTTGAATATTTTAGTGACGTCAATATTCAACAAGTTAGTTGTGCACTAG GACAAGAGAAGCAGAACATACAGAACAGGACGAGGGTAAGAag GCTTGGCGAAATGTCAAGGACTGCTTCACAAACGACTCTGCAGAACTACAGGGTCAAGGACAAAGACCTCACCGAGATTGAACTCCATTCTGTGGACTCCATCAACGACCTTCATCGGACACATCCTGAACACATCCACAAAG GAACGAAGCCCCCCCGCCCGGCTTACACACCCTCCGTGAATGGAACGCTGCACGCACACCACATGAGACGCGTAAACCGAGGAGGCAAATGGCGGAGTCGTCTACAGGACATGTTGACGCCGAGCTCGTCGCGAGCCTACACGATGGCCTGCGCCGTCATCACGCTGCTCCTCCTCACACTTGTACTCATTTTCTACTTCCTGG TGCAACAAGGCAGCGCGCTGCGGAGGCTGACCGAGACCTTGAGGGAGAAAGAAGCTGCAGCCAAGCAATTGTCCGCGCTGATCCAACAACTCCAAGCGCTCACACTCAACCTGACAGCCACTAGAGGGCGGACATGA